A window of the Lolium perenne isolate Kyuss_39 chromosome 7, Kyuss_2.0, whole genome shotgun sequence genome harbors these coding sequences:
- the LOC127313648 gene encoding uncharacterized protein: MASLKLTAVLAVLAVCAATTPATAYPPESCGTQNSYFINCLRRGFGERCCAMVETPRCFCQVEREAEIHCVPGRSCPSRGLAKVVKVAEMHLRCMKNLKCKRA, encoded by the coding sequence GTGCTCGCCGTTCTCGCCGTCTGCGCGGCGACGACGCCGGCGACGGCGTACCCGCCCGAGAGCTGCGGCACGCAGAACAGCTACTTCATCAACTGCCTCCGCCGCGGGTTCGGCGAGAGGTGCTGCGCCATGGTGGAGACCCCCAGGTGCTTCTGCCAGGTGGAGCGGGAGGCGGAGATCCACTGCGTTCCCGGCCGGAGCTGCCCCAGCCGTGGCCTCGCCAAGGTCGTCAAGGTCGCCGAGATGCACCTCCGCTGCATGAAGAACCTCAAGTGCAAGCGTGCCTAA